The genomic segment ACTGCTTATTTTATAAGAGTTATGGTGATTGTTAATCAATTAAGGAGGAAGGGTGAAACTCTAACCAATGTTTGAGTAGTGGAAAAGGTGTTGTGGTCTTTGGACTCAAATTTGATTTTGTTGTTCAACCATAGAAGAATCCAAGGATTTGGAGGAAGTGACAATTGAAGAAATCATTGGGCTCTTTGCATGTTCATGAGAAAAAGcttaacaaaaaaagaaagaaatgctaTTGGAGCAAGTTCTACAAACCAAACTTACTATAAAATAAGATTATGAGAGAACTCAAGAAAGAGCCCGAGGACGAGGTTGAGGTCATGGCCGAGAATGAGGTTGAGGCCGTGGCCAAggatgaggaagaggaagaatcgaTTGTGGCTCCAAGTAATGAAAAGAAGGAGCAATGTTCAAATCCTATAAGAGGAAGAGAACGTAGTAGAAAAATGCCATATAAAAGAAGGCGATATGATAGATCTAATATTCAATATTATAATTGCAAGAAGTTTGAGCACTACTTTTCGAATTGTTAGAGTGCTACTAATCAAGTTGATGAGAAGGTTAATTATGTTTGGATTGGATTAAAAGGACCTTCTCGGAAATAAGTTCGACCTATAATTTTGATGCTCCTGGCAGCCAGCCGTCGCATGGTCTTGTTGGAGGAAAGAAACGCCAGATTATTAAGAGCATGCATGGCTCTAAGAGCAGGCAAATCTCATAGTTGATCAAAGACTTGCCTCCAGGACCTGGGCTTGCGAGGAAGATGTTATATAACACGTTGGAAAGTGACGCTGATGTGACCATGAAGGCTGAGTAACTGGTGGCTGTCTTGAGGTCTAGGCCAGCCACAAGGTTCAGGATTGGGAGGTAGAGGGATCCACCACCAACCCCTCCAGCACTTGAAACTGAGGCAGCCATGAAACAGAGGATCCATGCTAAAACTGTATTGTACTTGACTCTTGGTTCATGCTTTCCTCCAGTGAGATAATTCGGTAAGAAGGTGGTCTAGTCCATGGGGTTGTGACATGGCTTGGGTCCTTTTGGCAGTGGAGAGGTGAGTAATGCTAAGGATGACGAGGGGGAGGAGATGCCATTTGATAAAAACTAGAGAATTCTTCATTTGTCTCtgccagttttttttttatagcacGGACGACCACGGGCGGTACGCTTGCTTCGGAGGGGATCCGCAAGGCTTTTGGCCCAAGACTTATTGGAGAGGCTCTGCGCAAGGAGGAGAACCATTAGGGCCGCGGCCGTCATATTCCAATGAaggatttttaaaataatcGCTCATCCTTATCGAGCACGAagattgttttttaaaaaaatcaataatttatttattttattctttattaaCCACATCACGTAAAACCGGGTCAGTTTTGTTAATCTAAGGTTGCtggttataaatataataacaaATGTTAATTGTTTATTACGAAATAAAGTTACTATTGGATTCTACTTGTCGGTAGTCCAATCAAAAACATCATTCACTAAATTTTAAAAGGgcctttttttaaagaaaaataaaaagcttcGGTATGTAACCCTAGGTCAACTACAACAATCTAACCAAGCAAAAAAAGTGGTGATTACGtcatttaaaaaaatagtgattataaatataatagcaAATGCCAATAGTTGCTTTTTTGAGACAGCTTAACAAAATGTCATTGAGGCCATCCTTGTGAGAACCTCTCCCTTGTCCCCAAGGTCATCGACGTGGCCTGTAGAGATTTCGTTTATGATGCCAAGGTTGAGATTTTGGAGGTGTTCATTGACTCTCCTCCACCTTCAAATCTCACTTATCAGAAGACTTCAAAAATCTCCAAGTACATCAAGAGTTCTATTCGATAGAGGTTATCTCTCGCTCGGCGTGTCAACAATTGGAGGGATTCTGCAAATTACTATCAAAATTTTATATGCAATATATGGCAACTGTGATATCCAATATCGTATATACTATAAAGATTGAGAAAACCATCACATTGGGTCCACTGTTGCCATCTCTGCTCCATTATGTCCTTCTCACAGATCTCAAAACCAGATGGGTGATCGAAAGGTTATCATCATGAAAGGAGATCAAACCTTCTTTCGTGCAAAAGATACAACATCGACCCCAAAAGTAAAAACATTGGATTGATATGCACAATGATGTGGGTTCAAATCCTAGGATAGCCACTTTGTgcaaaaaataccaaaaattaggtcTGTTCCAATCCACTCATCCCAAGGCCCTGGATTGCTGGGATGATGATTGGGTCATAGTCCTTTGTAAGTAAACATAGCAAAAGAAATCAAGCAATAGATTTTCTTATAAGAATGGGTAGACATCAGGCATACACATTGTTCCTCTAGAATTTCTGAAGGTTGAGCAAAAATACAAGTGTAACATCCATGATATAAACTCTAAAGTTTTCTCGAAGAAAGAATAATTATTCAAGATATtcatcaaccttcttcttcttagctTCTTATATCTACCTAGGTTCAAGTTCTGAAATCGACAGCTCATTTGGTGACATAGGTATTGCCTTGCCTGAAGCATATGAGCCCATGCTACTCTTTCCAATGCAAAATGCCGGTCTGGAAGGAGCTTGGAGAGAAAAAGAGTAGCTGTTGAGCATTACAACAACTTGTGACATGTTGGGTCTATTAGATGGATTTTCCTGGACACACAATAATCCAATGTGAAAGCATCTTAACACTTCACTTTTTGGGCAATGGTTGCCTAAGGATGGGTCCAATTTTTCCAGTATTGTTCCTTCCGTCCACCGCTCCCAAATCTGCATGAAGTGAATTTATTCAGTCATTTAGGACAGAACTATATTTGTATCTATACAATTAAAAACTCACATAGCTCAGTAGGTCTTGAGCAGATCCAGACTCAGAGTTGCCACTATTCTTTCTTCCAGACACGATCTCCAAAACAAGAACACCAAAACTGTATATATCTGACTTTATAGAATAGTGCCCACGCATGACATACTCTGGTGCCATATATCCATTGTAACAAAATGAGTAGATTATTTAAAATGCGCTATGATGAACCATGATTAGAATGCAAagattattcaaaatttttacTTACAATGTTCCAACAACTCGGCTCGTGGTGGCCTGAGTTTGGTCTCCACCAAAAAGCCTAGCCAAACCAAAGTCTGAAATCTTTGGATTCAATTCTGCATCTAGTAAGACATTGCTGGCTTTTAAGTCCCGATGTACAATTTTTAACTGAGATTCTTCATGTAGGTATAGTAGGCCTCGAGCAATCCCACCAATGATCTTGTACCTTTGCCCCCAGTTTAGCTGCTCGCGCTTTATACGATCTATGTCATATTAACTTAaatgtcaattaattacattggaaaaaaaatttaatagccAATTAAGGTCGCACATAATAGAGTAAGTCCGAAGAAGGGCTGAATGTAACATGATGGGGCATTTGTTACTTATAAACTAACAACATGGGTTAAGCTAGAAATTTAAATTGTagatttaggccctgtttgggggagcttttggagagccaaaaagcactttctggccctccaaaagtacttttggggaaaaaagtgtgtttggtaaaatttccaagaagctgtttcagcttttgcgggaagctgaaaacagctttttggcagaagctccaatttggagcttttgggaggaagctgtttcagctttttcggaaagctctatttttgacaaaaatgcccccaTTAAAATCTAATAATTACATAGCTtgcccctttataaacctaaaaaatcTGGTTGAGCCAAGAACACTAGCCGTCAGAGTTCTTTCCGTAAGagaaggtattttttttttttaatttttgtatgcattccTTGAACAACattttagaataaaaaaaatttaatccttCTCTGCACCTTTCAAAATCaatgtgttgttttttttttttttaatcatcaccTCGCGGCCCGTCCTCCTCGATCATGGACCACGAAGAACCACCCCTGGACCACGGCATCGCGGTCCAGGCTGTAGCCGCGACACCGTGGACCGCAGCATTGCGGTCCACGATGCCTCCTCTCTCGCGGTCCACGGGTGAGACAGAGGGAGGATCTCTCTCTGTTACAGAGAGATCCTCGGTCCATGCTCAAGCCGCGACACCGTGGACCGCACCACCACGGTCCACGGTGCCTCCCCTTACAGAGAGAGAGGATCTCTCTCTGTTACAGAGAGAGAGGATCTCTCTCTATAACACAGAGAGATCCTCTCTCTGTACGCTTAATGATCTCGCGGTCCACGGTGGACCGCGAGATCCTCCCTCTGTTGCAGGGAGGGAGTTCTGGTGGACGGCGAGCTCTTTTCCCTCTCTGTtacagagggagagagagagagagaacagagAGAGAAATCTCTGTTACAAAGAGAGATTTCCCTCTATGGTTCGGGTGGACCaaatttttcctctctcttcggGTGGACCAAGTTTTTCCTCTCTCTGTTACAGAGAGAAAGatagatttgtatttagaattttAATGGAGTTTGGTAATATTATTGTTGCCTTCTAACTTATGATTGGATCATTTTCTGTCAGGTACTATCACCTAGTGGCTCAGAAATTTGCAATCTCCATTGCACTTTGAAGCTTTAAGAAGTAAGAATACTCCTTTTATTCTTAATTAGccaaaatattttatgcttATACTTTTGACTTAAAGTCCAAATTACTACTTACATTGTCATTCTTCAACAAAATTCACTGCTAGTGATTCCAAGAATGGACATTTGATGAATATTGAAGCATGTTTTAATTAAAAGATCTTACACCTTATTGTCATTTTAGTGGTGCATACTATTGTTACTAATACTTCCAATATTGCCAAGAAGATATTGGGTACTCAACATCGTATTTGGCTAATATTGGGAACTTGACAATGTAATATGTTTTGGCCTGAGCGTAGTTAGTGCAAGCAACAAAGTGCAGTTATGCACAGGTTTATAGTGCAGTTAGGCACAGGTTTTCTAATTTAGTGAAATAGTTTACTGATGCCATCCCTCTCATTCATCTCGATCGTAATTATGAGACATGCCCCCTGGACCTTATTAATCTGACAAATAATGTGCATACAACGTAACCATTACATGATTCAAACTTTAGTCTTCATGATCCGAGCATTGGGAATTTCCAAACAATCTCACAATTTTTTTAAGAGAAATCTTGGTGCGCTATTACTTTTATTCCTTCAGAAATAATcaattttcatatttattacAGAATCATATGAGCATGTTCTGAGAGCTAAAAGGAAAGAACCTGTAGGTGCTAATGGATTTACAATATAAAATCGAGATACTGGAGataaataaggtaataaatgttCCTATTAATCTGATCTTATTTCCAATAGAAAGAGAGTCCTACAAGATCTGGAAgttgaaatttaaaaagaaaggagaTCATGGTACGTAGGCAAAATTTTCCTGAGATCATGGAAAAAATGCTGCTACCTAGTTAGGAATGGGAAGAGTAAGTTTATACATGGTAATGGCAATTTCTTTATTTAGTATCATAATAGCCATCCATCAAATCCTTGATTCTATCAAATAATTGacattcattagacatagagttctattaagaagaCTAGCTTGACCAAAAATGGTCAAGAACATAGACGAAACCAGTAAAGCCTGAGATCCATTTAAGAACTGTGCAAGCTGGTGAAAATGCTTATAGTTCTATCAAATAATTGCCTCTTATTGCATGCCTTGTCTAATATCTCATTGTTTTTCTAATATGCTTTACAAGGTGTTTTATTCATATGGATGAAATCATGACTTATGATTGACCAAATGTTTCATGTCTTTGTTGTTGCATTGTAAGAAGAACAAATGTCTAAGAAGAGCCAACATACCCTTGCTGGTCCATCAACCCAagatgagaagaagaggaaggccaTTTGGAATGAAAAATTGATAGAGGAGTTTATCGATATATGTATTGGTGAAGTTGAAGCTGGTAATCGCCCAGGAACACATTTCAATAGGTTAGGGTGGGCcaatataattaagaaattcaaTGAGAAGACTGGAAATCAATATGactacaaaaaatttaaaaataagtgGGATAACCTGAAAGCAAATTGGAGCATTTGGATGAAATTGGTGGGAAAGGAAACAGGACTTGGATGGGATCCTGTTAGAAATACAATAGATGCACCAGATGCATGgtgggaaaaaaaattgcagGTACACGTGCCACTAGTTTAATATTTGTAAGATTTTTTATACTAACCTATAAACTACTATTGACAACTATATATTGTTAACTTGCAGGAGATTCCTGATGCAGCTAAGTTTCGAGAACGTGGTCTACAACATGCCATAAAATTGGATAGGTTATTTAGAGGTACTAGTGCCACTGGGGAGGGGGCCTGGGCACCAGCTTTACTGGTGCAGGAGGATGTTGAGGACACAATTGAAGTATATGAGAGGTTGGATGGGGTTAATAATGATACATTTGAGGGCTTAGGTGACTCAGATGAGGACCATCATATGATTGAGTATAAAATTGATGATGTTCCCACTGATAATTTTAATGTTAACCTTACTCTTGCATCTGATGCTATccaagagagaggaaagaaaagagttAGCTCTACTTTGCATGATAAGAAATGCAAGAAGGTTGGGGGTGCTGCACAACTATCTCAGCAATTGAGTCGTCTTATTGATGCAGTGGAGAAGAAAAGTACAGTGCCATCCAAGATGATTGATAAACCTGGACGTAGTATCGATGAGGTGATGGACGTAGTGCATATGATGCCTGAGATGGTAGCACAACCTGAACTGCTTTTGATTGCTGCTGAGGTGCTCCTTAAAAGAGAACATCGAGAGATGTTTATGGCACTCCGAGATACCAATCTTCGAATTGAATGGCTCAAGCGAATGTCAAACTTACATAAGTAGTTGTTGACGTACTATTATGGCAATATGTTTTGTAGTTTTAATTATGAACTTCTATTATAGAATGATGATGGACTATATGTATTTGTGGTATCTCTTGGATAATGTATCGTGGATGCTATTGATTTTATGGATATTATAGATGTTATGATTTTGTGATATTATATGTATTTGcattatatgtttatatatcatttgttttatttgctac from the Phoenix dactylifera cultivar Barhee BC4 unplaced genomic scaffold, palm_55x_up_171113_PBpolish2nd_filt_p 000511F, whole genome shotgun sequence genome contains:
- the LOC120106266 gene encoding L10-interacting MYB domain-containing protein-like, which codes for MSKKSQHTLAGPSTQDEKKRKAIWNEKLIEEFIDICIGEVEAGNRPGTHFNRLGWANIIKKFNEKTGNQYDYKKFKNKWDNLKANWSIWMKLVGKETGLGWDPVRNTIDAPDAWWEKKLQEIPDAAKFRERGLQHAIKLDRLFRGTSATGEGAWAPALLVQEDVEDTIEVYERLDGVNNDTFEGLGDSDEDHHMIEYKIDDVPTDNFNVNLTLASDAIQERGKKRVSSTLHDKKCKKVGGAAQLSQQLSRLIDAVEKKSTVPSKMIDKPGRSIDEVMDVVHMMPEMVAQPELLLIAAEVLLKREHREMFMALRDTNLRIEWLKRMSNLHK